A genome region from Mycolicibacterium litorale includes the following:
- a CDS encoding cytochrome c oxidase assembly protein, whose translation MNTVAVKTRSSAAWPLLVGVAVLAGATAAGIGALSLADALTATGLPNPGPVTTYGLPFMRAAGEIAAVTAVGAFLFAAFLVPPQPSGVLDVAGYRALRLGTAASAVWTVCAVLLVPLTVSDVSGQPLRDHLNPVEIWSVAGLVDVAGAWRWTALLAAVVTLAGLPVLRWAWTPLLFAGSLLTLMPLALTGHSSSGGAHDLATNSLIIHLIAGSLWAGGLLALLVHALRGGEHGAVAARRFSALALWCFVAMAFSGVINAMVRMSPADLFRTEYGALVLAKAVALSLLGVLGYLQRRKGVAGLTADPDRRGPLVRLALAEAVLFGLTFGIAVGLGRTPPPAPGSQPTPVEVEIGYDLAGPPTAGRILFDWRFDLILGTAAIVLALVYLAGLWRLRKRGDMWPTGRTVAWLLGCATLLITTSSGLGRYMPAMFSVHMVAHMLLSMLVPILLVLGAPVTMALRALPVAGKGQPPGPREWLLGALHSRVSRFLTHPIVALVLFVAGFYGLYFGGIFEAGADDHAAHVLMNIHFLLSGYLFYWVVIGVDPTPRRIPQLAKLAIVFASLPLHAFFGVVLMGMQTVIAEGFYRSLQLSWHNDLLGDQKLGGSIAWAAGEIPLVLVLLALLIQWRRSDQRDAKRLDRAAERDHDADLAAYNAMLAELSRREGR comes from the coding sequence ATGAACACGGTCGCGGTGAAGACGCGCAGCAGCGCGGCCTGGCCGCTCCTCGTGGGGGTGGCGGTGCTGGCGGGTGCCACCGCCGCCGGCATCGGGGCCTTGTCACTCGCCGACGCGTTGACCGCGACCGGGCTGCCCAATCCCGGCCCCGTCACCACCTACGGGCTGCCGTTCATGCGCGCCGCGGGCGAGATCGCCGCGGTGACCGCCGTCGGGGCATTCCTGTTCGCCGCATTCCTCGTGCCGCCGCAACCCAGCGGTGTGCTGGACGTCGCCGGATACCGCGCGCTGCGGCTGGGCACCGCGGCCTCGGCGGTGTGGACGGTGTGCGCGGTGCTGCTCGTGCCGCTGACCGTGTCCGATGTGTCCGGGCAGCCGCTGCGCGACCACCTCAACCCGGTCGAGATCTGGTCGGTCGCCGGCCTGGTCGACGTAGCCGGGGCATGGCGGTGGACGGCGCTGCTCGCCGCTGTCGTGACGCTGGCCGGCCTGCCGGTGCTGCGCTGGGCGTGGACCCCGCTGTTGTTCGCCGGCTCGCTGCTCACGCTGATGCCGCTGGCCCTCACCGGACATTCGTCGTCCGGCGGCGCACACGACCTGGCCACCAACAGCCTGATCATCCACCTGATCGCGGGATCGCTGTGGGCCGGCGGGCTGCTGGCCCTGCTGGTGCACGCGCTGCGCGGCGGCGAGCACGGCGCGGTCGCGGCCCGCCGGTTCTCCGCGCTGGCGCTGTGGTGCTTCGTCGCGATGGCGTTCAGCGGCGTGATCAACGCGATGGTGCGGATGTCGCCCGCCGATCTGTTCCGCACCGAGTACGGCGCCCTGGTTCTGGCCAAGGCGGTCGCGCTGTCGCTGCTCGGGGTGCTCGGCTACCTGCAGCGCCGCAAGGGCGTCGCCGGCCTCACGGCCGACCCCGACCGGCGCGGCCCGCTGGTGCGGCTGGCGCTGGCCGAAGCCGTCCTGTTCGGGCTGACGTTCGGTATCGCGGTCGGACTCGGCCGCACCCCGCCGCCGGCGCCGGGCAGTCAACCCACCCCGGTGGAGGTCGAGATCGGCTACGACCTCGCCGGGCCGCCGACCGCGGGCCGGATCCTGTTCGACTGGCGGTTCGACCTCATCCTCGGCACCGCCGCGATCGTCTTGGCGCTGGTCTACCTCGCCGGGCTGTGGCGGCTGCGCAAGCGCGGCGACATGTGGCCCACCGGTCGCACGGTGGCGTGGCTGCTCGGGTGCGCGACGCTGCTGATCACCACCTCGTCGGGCCTGGGCCGCTACATGCCGGCGATGTTCAGCGTGCACATGGTCGCGCACATGCTGCTGTCGATGCTGGTGCCGATCCTGCTGGTCCTGGGCGCACCGGTGACGATGGCGCTGCGTGCGCTGCCCGTGGCGGGCAAGGGCCAGCCGCCGGGACCGCGGGAGTGGCTGCTGGGCGCGCTGCACTCGCGGGTGTCGCGCTTCCTCACCCATCCGATCGTCGCGCTCGTCTTGTTCGTCGCGGGGTTCTACGGGCTGTACTTCGGCGGCATCTTCGAGGCCGGGGCGGATGACCACGCCGCACACGTCCTGATGAACATCCACTTCCTGCTCAGCGGTTACCTCTTCTACTGGGTGGTGATCGGTGTCGATCCGACGCCGCGGCGCATCCCGCAGCTCGCCAAACTCGCGATCGTCTTCGCCTCGCTGCCGCTGCACGCGTTCTTCGGTGTGGTGCTGATGGGGATGCAGACGGTGATCGCCGAGGGGTTCTACCGGTCGTTGCAGCTGAGCTGGCACAACGACCTGCTGGGTGATCAGAAGCTCGGCGGCAGTATCGCCTGGGCGGCGGGGGAGATCCCGCTGGTGCTGGTGCTGCTCGCACTGCTCATCCAGTGGCGGCGCAGCGATCAGCGCGACGCCAAGCGGCTCGACCGGGCCGCCGAACGCGACCACGACGCGGACCTGGCCGCCTACAACGCGATGCTGGCGGAACTGTCCCGCCGCGAGGGCCGCTGA
- the ettA gene encoding energy-dependent translational throttle protein EttA, which produces MAEFIYTMRKVRKAHGDKVILDDVNLNFLPGAKIGVVGPNGAGKSSVLRIMAGLDTPNNGDAFLAPGASVGILQQEPHLDESKTVRENVEEGVPIKGKLNRYNEVAELMATDYTDELMEEMGRLQEELDAADAWDIDSQLEQAMDALRCPPPDEPVTHLSGGERRRVALCKLLLSKPDLLLLDEPTNHLDAESVLWLEQHLAAYKGAILAVTHDRYFLDNVAEWILELDRGRAYPYEGNYSTYLEKKAERIAVQGRKDAKLHKRLQEELAWVRSGAKARQAKNKARLGRYEEMAAEAEKSRKLDFEEIQIPTPPRLGNVVVEVEHLDKGFEGRTLIKDLSFTLPRNGIVGVIGPNGVGKTTLFKTIVGLEQPDSGTVKVGETVKLSYVDQNRAGIDPKKNVWEVVSDGLDYIEVGQNEIPSRAYVSAFGFKGPDQQKPAGVLSGGERNRLNLALTLKEGGNLILLDEPTNDLDVETLSSLENALESFPGCAVVISHDRWFLDRTCTHILAWEGDTDNEAKWFWFEGNFGAYEENKVQRLGAEAARPHRVTHRRLTRD; this is translated from the coding sequence ATGGCCGAATTCATCTACACGATGCGCAAGGTCCGCAAGGCGCACGGCGACAAGGTCATCCTTGACGACGTCAACCTGAACTTCCTTCCGGGCGCGAAGATCGGCGTCGTCGGCCCCAACGGCGCCGGTAAGTCGAGCGTCTTGCGGATCATGGCCGGCCTGGACACCCCGAACAACGGTGACGCCTTCCTGGCGCCCGGGGCCAGCGTCGGCATCCTGCAGCAGGAACCGCACCTGGACGAGTCGAAGACGGTCCGCGAGAACGTCGAAGAGGGTGTGCCCATCAAGGGCAAGCTCAACCGGTACAACGAGGTCGCCGAGCTGATGGCCACCGACTACACCGACGAGCTGATGGAGGAGATGGGCCGGCTGCAGGAAGAGCTCGACGCCGCCGACGCCTGGGACATCGACAGCCAACTCGAACAGGCGATGGACGCCCTGCGCTGCCCGCCGCCCGACGAGCCCGTCACCCACCTCTCCGGTGGTGAGCGCCGCCGCGTCGCGCTGTGCAAGCTGCTGCTCAGCAAGCCCGACCTGCTGCTGCTCGACGAGCCGACCAACCACCTCGACGCCGAGAGCGTGCTGTGGCTCGAACAGCATCTGGCCGCCTACAAGGGCGCCATCCTGGCCGTTACCCACGACCGGTACTTCCTCGACAACGTCGCCGAGTGGATCCTCGAGCTCGACCGCGGCCGGGCCTACCCGTACGAGGGCAACTACTCCACCTATCTGGAGAAGAAGGCCGAGCGCATCGCGGTGCAGGGCCGCAAGGACGCCAAGCTGCACAAGCGGCTGCAGGAGGAACTGGCCTGGGTGCGCTCGGGCGCCAAGGCCCGCCAGGCCAAGAACAAGGCCCGCCTCGGGCGCTACGAGGAGATGGCCGCGGAGGCCGAGAAGTCGCGCAAGCTCGACTTCGAGGAGATCCAGATCCCGACGCCGCCACGCCTGGGCAACGTCGTCGTGGAGGTCGAACACCTCGACAAGGGCTTCGAGGGGCGGACGCTGATCAAGGACCTGTCGTTCACGCTGCCCCGCAACGGCATCGTGGGCGTGATCGGCCCCAACGGCGTCGGTAAGACGACCCTGTTCAAGACCATCGTCGGTCTCGAACAGCCCGACAGCGGCACCGTGAAGGTCGGCGAAACGGTCAAGCTCAGCTACGTCGACCAGAACCGCGCGGGCATCGATCCGAAGAAGAACGTGTGGGAGGTCGTCTCCGACGGACTGGACTACATCGAGGTCGGCCAGAACGAGATCCCGTCGCGCGCCTACGTTTCGGCGTTCGGGTTCAAGGGCCCGGATCAGCAGAAGCCGGCGGGCGTGCTGTCCGGTGGTGAGCGCAACCGACTCAACCTCGCGCTGACGCTCAAAGAGGGCGGCAACCTGATCCTGCTCGACGAGCCGACCAACGACCTCGACGTGGAAACGCTCAGCTCACTGGAGAACGCGTTGGAGAGCTTCCCGGGCTGCGCCGTGGTGATCTCCCACGACCGCTGGTTCCTCGACCGCACCTGCACGCACATCCTGGCGTGGGAGGGCGACACCGACAACGAGGCGAAATGGTTCTGGTTCGAGGGCAACTTCGGTGCCTACGAGGAGAACAAAGTGCAACGACTCGGTGCAGAAGCGGCCCGCCCGCACCGGGTCACCCACCGCCGGTTGACTCGGGACTAA
- a CDS encoding acyl-CoA thioesterase: MTVGFVAPVHVRWSDIDMYQHINHATMVTILEEARIPFLREPFESRITEIGLLIAEVKIAYKGQLRLVDSPLQVTMWSKRVRAVDFTIGYEVRSVGAPADAKPSVIAETQLAAVHIDEQRLERLTAEQRDYLQRYLR, translated from the coding sequence GTGACAGTAGGTTTTGTGGCGCCGGTGCATGTGCGGTGGTCCGACATCGACATGTACCAGCACATCAACCACGCCACGATGGTCACCATCCTCGAAGAGGCCCGAATCCCGTTCTTGCGTGAGCCTTTCGAGTCGCGGATCACCGAGATCGGCCTGCTGATCGCGGAGGTCAAGATCGCCTACAAGGGTCAGCTGCGCCTGGTCGATTCGCCGTTGCAGGTGACGATGTGGTCCAAACGCGTACGCGCGGTGGACTTCACCATCGGTTACGAGGTGCGCTCCGTCGGTGCGCCGGCGGACGCCAAACCGTCGGTCATCGCCGAGACCCAGCTGGCCGCCGTGCACATCGACGAGCAACGGCTGGAACGACTGACGGCCGAACAGCGCGATTACCTGCAGCGCTACCTGCGATGA
- a CDS encoding NAD-glutamate dehydrogenase — MTGTGAGATGDPSTDTLDQLAKAYVETYRGPQQGESDADSATTGPTDPADMLESSDLVRAHHRLAQHRQPGETLVATYGADERDGVGPALQVVTDHAPMLIDSVTVLLHRLGVAYRAIMNPVLRVRRDASGDLLDARPAAEAETDGDDGLDEAWIHIELADTADRSAVEAATRRLPRILADARQVAVDGSAMVARLQSLANDVEADTEGHFTASERKDVAALARWLADGHFVLVGCQRCPVNGDVSSVESDSRLGVLRLREDVLPPLTRQGELLALAQATIPSYVRYGANPYIVVIREQGAGGDGYDAVEHRFVGLFTVAAMNANVLTIPLISRRVNEALAIAQRDPSHPAQLLLDIIQTIPRPELFALQADELLAMAMAVIDLGSRRRALLFLRADSLAHFVACLVYLPRDRYTTAVRLEMQDILVRELGGVSIDYSARVSESPWAVVHFTVRLPEGSRPGDVDVSAENEERIQRQLTEAARTWGDRLLGAVASGDLDQEVAEHYADAFPEDYKQAVAPDEAIGDIAIIESLEDNSVKLVFAEGGEDRVGKLTWYLGGRSASLSHLLPMLQSMGVVVLEERPFTVTRADGLAVWIYQFKIRPHHTMPKTSGDESERDATAARFAEAVTAIWNGRMEIDRFNELVLRAGLTWPQVMVLRAYAKYLRQAGFPYSQSHIESVVNDNPHTARSLVDLFEALFDPTEGAKERDAQRAAAAVAADIDALMSLDTDRVLRAFASMIQATLRTNHFVTRAESARARDVLSIKLDPGLIDELPLPRPKFEIFVYSPRVEGVHLRFGHVARGGLRWSDRREDFRTEILGLVKAQAVKNAVIVPVGAKGGFVVKQPPVPTGDAAADRDAQRAEGVDCYKLFISGLLDITDNVDKVSGEVVSPPEVVRRDGDDAYLVVAADKGTATFSDIANEVAGNYGFWLGDAFASGGSVGYDHKAMGITAKGAWESVKRHFREMGVDTQREDFTVVGIGDMSGDVFGNGMLLSEHIRLVAAFDHRHIFLDPDPDAATSFRERKRLFELPRSSWENYDRSLISEGGGVYSREHKSIPVSPQVRAALGLDDSAEEMTPPALIRAILEAPVDLLWNGGIGTYVKSEAESDADVGDRANDPVRVNANQVRAKVIGEGGNLGVTSRGRIEFDLSGGRINTDALDNSAGVDCSDHEVNIKILIDSLVTAGRVELSDRTDLLLSMTDEVGELVLSDNRDQNDLMGTSRANAASLLPVHARMIDDFVKQRGMNRELEALPMPKEIRRRIDAGMGLTSPELATLMAHVKLALKADLLGSELPDQEAFAARLPRYFPSTLRDRFAADTRSHQLRREIVTTMLVNDVVDTSGITYAYRITEDAGVGPVDAVRSFVAVNAIFRVGDVWRQIRAADLPVSVSDRMTLDLRRLIDRAARWLLNYRPQPLAVGAEINRFAEKVAALTPRMEEWLRGDDEAIVAKEAGEFCSHGASKELAYAVATGLYQFSLLDIIDIADIDDRDPAEVADTYFALMDHLNTDSLLTAVSQLPRGDRWHSLARLAVRDDIYGSLRSLCFDVLAVGEPDESGEEKIAEWEMTNGSRVERARRTLTEIYEDDERDLATLSVAARQIRSMTRTSGTGSSG; from the coding sequence ATGACGGGAACCGGCGCCGGCGCTACGGGCGACCCTTCGACGGACACGCTCGACCAGTTGGCCAAGGCCTACGTCGAGACGTATCGCGGTCCGCAGCAGGGTGAATCGGACGCGGACAGTGCGACCACCGGTCCCACGGACCCCGCCGACATGCTGGAATCCTCGGACCTGGTACGGGCCCACCACCGGCTCGCCCAGCACAGGCAGCCCGGAGAGACGCTCGTCGCCACCTACGGCGCCGACGAACGGGACGGCGTCGGGCCCGCCCTGCAGGTGGTGACCGACCACGCGCCGATGCTCATCGATTCGGTGACGGTGCTTCTGCACCGGCTCGGCGTCGCCTACCGGGCGATCATGAACCCGGTGCTACGGGTCCGGCGCGACGCGTCCGGTGACCTGCTCGACGCGCGGCCCGCCGCGGAAGCGGAAACCGACGGCGACGACGGTCTCGACGAGGCCTGGATCCACATCGAGCTCGCCGACACCGCAGACCGGTCAGCGGTCGAGGCGGCCACCCGGAGGCTGCCGCGCATCCTCGCCGACGCCCGCCAGGTGGCTGTGGACGGCAGCGCCATGGTGGCCCGGCTGCAGTCTCTGGCCAACGACGTCGAAGCCGACACCGAGGGCCACTTCACCGCCTCGGAGCGCAAGGACGTCGCCGCCCTGGCGCGGTGGCTCGCCGACGGCCACTTCGTGCTGGTCGGATGCCAGCGGTGCCCGGTCAACGGGGACGTGTCGTCGGTGGAATCCGACAGCCGGCTCGGCGTGCTGCGCCTGCGGGAGGACGTCCTGCCGCCGCTGACCCGCCAGGGCGAACTGCTGGCGCTGGCGCAGGCCACGATCCCCAGCTACGTGCGATACGGCGCGAACCCGTACATCGTCGTGATCCGCGAACAGGGCGCCGGCGGAGACGGCTACGACGCGGTCGAGCACCGCTTCGTCGGACTGTTCACCGTCGCCGCGATGAACGCCAACGTACTGACCATCCCGTTGATCTCACGGCGGGTCAACGAGGCGCTGGCCATCGCCCAGCGCGATCCCAGCCACCCCGCGCAGCTGCTGCTGGACATCATCCAGACCATCCCGCGCCCGGAACTGTTCGCGCTGCAGGCCGACGAACTGCTCGCGATGGCGATGGCGGTCATCGACCTCGGCTCACGGCGGCGCGCGCTGCTGTTCCTGCGCGCCGACAGCCTCGCGCACTTCGTGGCCTGCCTGGTGTACCTGCCGCGCGACCGCTACACCACCGCCGTCCGCCTCGAGATGCAGGACATCCTGGTCCGCGAACTCGGCGGCGTAAGCATCGACTACTCCGCCCGTGTGAGCGAATCCCCCTGGGCCGTGGTGCATTTCACGGTTCGCCTGCCGGAGGGTTCGCGTCCGGGCGACGTCGACGTGTCCGCGGAGAACGAGGAGCGCATCCAGCGCCAGCTCACCGAGGCCGCCCGCACCTGGGGTGACCGCCTGCTCGGCGCGGTGGCGTCCGGCGACCTCGACCAGGAGGTCGCAGAGCACTACGCCGACGCTTTCCCCGAGGACTACAAGCAGGCGGTCGCGCCGGACGAGGCGATCGGCGACATCGCGATCATCGAGTCGCTGGAAGACAATTCGGTCAAGCTGGTGTTCGCCGAGGGCGGTGAGGACCGCGTCGGCAAGCTCACCTGGTACCTCGGTGGCCGGTCGGCGTCGCTGAGCCACCTGCTGCCGATGCTGCAGTCCATGGGTGTCGTGGTGCTCGAGGAGCGGCCGTTCACCGTCACCCGGGCCGACGGGCTCGCGGTGTGGATCTACCAGTTCAAGATCCGGCCCCACCACACCATGCCGAAGACCTCGGGCGACGAGTCCGAACGCGATGCGACCGCCGCCCGGTTCGCCGAGGCGGTCACCGCGATCTGGAACGGCCGCATGGAGATCGACCGGTTCAACGAACTGGTGCTGCGGGCCGGGTTGACCTGGCCGCAGGTGATGGTGCTGCGCGCCTACGCGAAGTACCTGCGGCAGGCCGGATTTCCGTACAGCCAGTCCCACATCGAATCGGTGGTCAACGACAACCCGCACACCGCCCGCTCACTGGTCGACCTGTTCGAGGCGCTGTTCGACCCCACCGAGGGCGCCAAGGAGCGCGACGCCCAGCGCGCGGCCGCGGCCGTCGCCGCCGACATCGACGCGCTGATGAGCCTCGACACCGACCGGGTGCTGCGCGCGTTCGCCTCGATGATCCAGGCCACGTTGCGCACCAACCACTTCGTGACACGGGCGGAGTCGGCCCGGGCGCGCGACGTGCTGTCGATCAAGCTCGACCCGGGCCTGATCGACGAACTCCCGCTGCCCAGGCCGAAATTCGAGATCTTCGTGTACTCACCCCGGGTCGAGGGTGTGCACCTGCGGTTCGGTCACGTCGCCCGCGGCGGCCTGCGCTGGTCGGATCGGCGGGAGGATTTCCGCACCGAGATTCTCGGCCTGGTCAAGGCGCAGGCGGTGAAGAACGCCGTCATCGTGCCGGTCGGCGCCAAGGGCGGATTCGTCGTCAAACAGCCGCCCGTGCCGACCGGGGACGCCGCCGCCGACCGTGACGCGCAGCGCGCCGAAGGCGTCGACTGCTACAAGCTGTTCATCAGCGGACTGCTCGACATCACCGACAACGTCGACAAGGTCAGCGGTGAGGTCGTCTCGCCCCCTGAGGTGGTCCGCAGGGACGGAGACGACGCGTACCTGGTGGTGGCAGCCGACAAGGGCACCGCGACCTTCTCCGACATCGCCAACGAGGTTGCGGGCAACTACGGCTTCTGGCTGGGTGACGCGTTCGCCTCCGGCGGTTCGGTCGGCTACGACCACAAGGCGATGGGCATCACCGCCAAGGGCGCGTGGGAGTCGGTCAAACGCCACTTCCGCGAGATGGGCGTGGACACCCAGCGCGAGGACTTCACCGTCGTCGGCATCGGCGACATGAGCGGTGACGTCTTCGGCAACGGGATGCTGCTGTCCGAGCACATCCGGCTCGTCGCCGCATTCGACCACCGGCACATCTTCCTCGACCCCGACCCCGATGCGGCGACGTCGTTCCGGGAGCGCAAGCGGTTGTTCGAGCTGCCCCGGTCGTCGTGGGAGAACTACGACCGGTCGCTGATCAGCGAGGGGGGCGGGGTCTACAGCCGCGAGCACAAATCGATTCCGGTGAGCCCCCAGGTGCGTGCGGCGCTCGGTCTCGACGACAGCGCCGAGGAGATGACACCGCCCGCCCTGATCCGGGCGATCCTCGAGGCGCCGGTGGATCTGCTGTGGAACGGCGGCATCGGCACCTATGTCAAGTCCGAGGCCGAATCCGACGCCGACGTCGGCGACCGCGCCAACGACCCGGTCCGGGTGAACGCGAATCAGGTGCGCGCCAAGGTGATCGGGGAGGGCGGCAACCTCGGTGTCACCTCGCGCGGGCGCATCGAATTCGACCTGTCCGGTGGCCGCATCAACACCGACGCGCTGGACAACTCCGCCGGGGTGGACTGCTCGGACCATGAGGTCAACATCAAGATCCTCATCGACTCGCTGGTGACGGCGGGGCGCGTGGAGCTCAGTGACCGCACCGACCTGCTGCTGTCGATGACCGACGAGGTCGGCGAACTGGTGCTGTCGGACAACCGCGACCAGAACGACCTGATGGGCACCAGCCGTGCCAACGCGGCGAGCCTGCTGCCGGTGCACGCCCGCATGATCGACGACTTCGTCAAACAGCGGGGGATGAACCGCGAGCTCGAGGCGCTGCCGATGCCCAAGGAGATCCGTCGCCGCATCGACGCCGGAATGGGACTCACCTCACCGGAACTCGCGACGCTGATGGCCCACGTGAAACTGGCGCTCAAGGCCGACCTGCTCGGAAGTGAACTGCCCGACCAGGAGGCGTTCGCCGCACGGCTGCCGCGCTATTTCCCGTCCACCCTGCGCGACCGGTTCGCCGCCGACACCCGCTCGCACCAGCTGCGCCGGGAGATCGTCACCACCATGCTCGTCAACGACGTCGTCGACACCAGCGGGATCACCTACGCCTACCGGATCACCGAGGACGCCGGGGTGGGCCCCGTCGACGCAGTCCGCAGCTTCGTCGCGGTCAACGCGATCTTCCGGGTCGGCGACGTGTGGCGGCAGATCCGCGCCGCGGACCTGCCGGTCTCGGTCAGCGACCGGATGACCCTGGACCTGCGCCGGCTCATCGACCGGGCGGCGCGATGGCTGCTGAACTACCGGCCGCAGCCACTGGCCGTGGGCGCCGAGATCAACCGCTTCGCCGAGAAGGTCGCGGCGCTGACCCCGCGGATGGAGGAGTGGCTGCGCGGTGACGACGAGGCCATCGTCGCCAAGGAGGCCGGCGAGTTCTGTTCGCACGGCGCGTCGAAGGAGCTGGCGTATGCGGTGGCCACGGGCCTCTACCAGTTCAGCCTGCTCGACATCATCGACATCGCCGACATCGACGACCGGGATCCCGCCGAGGTCGCCGACACCTACTTCGCGCTGATGGACCACCTCAACACCGACAGCCTGCTGACCGCGGTGTCCCAGCTGCCGCGCGGTGACCGCTGGCATTCGTTGGCCCGCTTGGCCGTTCGCGACGACATCTACGGATCGCTGCGGTCGCTGTGCTTCGACGTACTGGCGGTCGGCGAACCCGACGAGAGTGGCGAGGAGAAGATCGCCGAGTGGGAGATGACCAACGGGTCGCGGGTGGAGCGGGCGCGGCGCACGCTCACCGAGATCTACGAGGACGACGAACGTGACCTGGCCACACTGTCGGTGGCGGCACGCCAGATTCGCAGCATGACACGAACAAGTGGAACGGGGTCTTCCGGGTGA
- a CDS encoding single-stranded DNA-binding protein — MFETPFTVVGTIVTDPVHRRVGEQEMVRFRVASNSRRRTSDGTWEPGNSLFVTVNCWGRVVAGTSAALVKGDPVIVVGHIHTSEYDDRDGNRRSSVEVRATAVGPDLARCNARLDRRQQAEQPALEADRPADGVITDDADQIPEALPLTA, encoded by the coding sequence ATGTTCGAGACACCGTTCACCGTCGTCGGCACCATCGTCACCGACCCCGTCCACCGCCGGGTGGGGGAGCAGGAGATGGTGAGGTTCCGGGTGGCGAGCAATTCGCGGCGCCGTACCAGCGACGGAACATGGGAGCCGGGCAATTCGTTGTTCGTGACGGTGAACTGCTGGGGCAGGGTGGTGGCCGGCACGAGCGCAGCCCTCGTCAAGGGCGATCCCGTCATCGTCGTCGGGCACATCCACACCAGCGAGTACGACGACCGCGACGGCAACCGGAGGTCGTCGGTCGAGGTACGCGCCACCGCTGTCGGACCCGACCTGGCGCGGTGCAACGCACGTCTCGACCGGCGGCAGCAGGCCGAGCAGCCGGCACTCGAAGCCGACCGCCCGGCGGACGGCGTCATCACCGACGATGCAGACCAGATCCCCGAGGCGCTGCCACTGACCGCTTAG
- a CDS encoding glycoside hydrolase family 13 protein, with the protein MGAMTGPGPWWSRAVFYQVYPRSFRDSNGDGVGDLDGVTAGLDYLADLGVDALWLNPVTVSPMADHGYDVADPRDIDPLFGSLEAMDRLIAAAHERGIRITMDLVPNHTSSAHPWFGTALAAGPGSQQRARYHFRDGTGPDGLHPPNNWISIFGGPAWTRIVEPDGTPGQWYLHLFDPEQPDLNWENPEVFEDLEKTLRFWLDRGVDGFRIDVAHGMSKPPDLPDMQIAENRLLADMDSDPRFNHEGVHEIHRNIRAVLDDYPDAVAVGEVWVYDNAAFAAYLRPDELHLGFNFRLVRAEFDADEIRDAIENSLAAVALQNATPTWTLSNHDVEREVTRYGGGPLGLARARAMALVMLALPGVVFVYNGEELGLPNVDLPDEVLQDPVWERSLYTERGRDGCRVPMPWSGDAPPFGFSTTADTWLPMPADWSSLTVEHELADPDSTLNFFRRALALRRERTAVAVGPVTGLSAEGGVLTVHTGGGLTCVLNAGERPVDLPAGEVLITSAALQEHSPSLRSPRPGRLPVDAAAWVV; encoded by the coding sequence ATGGGCGCCATGACAGGACCGGGCCCCTGGTGGTCGCGCGCGGTGTTCTACCAGGTCTATCCCCGGTCGTTCCGCGACAGCAACGGCGACGGCGTCGGCGACCTCGACGGCGTCACCGCCGGTCTGGACTACCTGGCCGACCTCGGGGTCGACGCGCTGTGGCTGAACCCCGTCACCGTGTCGCCGATGGCGGATCACGGATACGACGTGGCCGACCCACGCGACATCGACCCGCTGTTCGGCAGCCTCGAGGCGATGGACCGGCTGATCGCCGCCGCCCACGAGCGCGGTATCCGCATCACGATGGACCTGGTGCCCAACCACACCAGCTCCGCGCACCCGTGGTTCGGTACGGCGCTGGCCGCGGGTCCGGGCAGCCAGCAGCGGGCGCGCTACCACTTCCGCGACGGCACCGGCCCGGACGGTCTGCACCCGCCCAACAACTGGATCTCGATCTTCGGAGGGCCGGCATGGACCCGGATCGTCGAACCCGACGGCACGCCGGGCCAGTGGTATCTGCACCTGTTCGACCCGGAGCAGCCCGACCTGAACTGGGAGAATCCGGAGGTCTTCGAGGATCTGGAGAAGACGCTGCGGTTCTGGCTGGACCGCGGCGTCGACGGCTTCCGCATCGACGTGGCACACGGCATGAGCAAACCGCCCGACCTGCCCGACATGCAGATCGCCGAGAACAGACTGCTCGCCGACATGGACAGCGATCCGCGTTTCAACCACGAAGGCGTCCACGAGATCCACCGCAACATCCGCGCGGTGCTCGACGACTATCCCGACGCGGTCGCCGTCGGCGAGGTCTGGGTGTACGACAACGCTGCTTTCGCCGCCTACCTGCGGCCCGACGAACTGCACCTGGGGTTCAACTTCCGGCTGGTGCGCGCGGAGTTCGACGCCGACGAGATCCGCGATGCGATCGAGAACTCGCTCGCCGCCGTCGCGCTGCAGAACGCGACGCCGACCTGGACGCTGTCCAACCACGACGTCGAACGGGAAGTCACCCGGTACGGCGGCGGGCCGCTCGGGCTGGCCCGCGCCCGCGCGATGGCGTTGGTGATGCTGGCGCTGCCCGGTGTGGTGTTCGTCTACAACGGCGAGGAGCTGGGGCTGCCGAACGTCGACCTGCCCGACGAGGTGCTCCAGGATCCGGTCTGGGAACGATCGCTCTACACCGAGCGCGGCCGCGACGGCTGCCGGGTGCCGATGCCGTGGAGCGGTGACGCTCCACCGTTCGGGTTCTCGACGACGGCGGACACGTGGCTGCCGATGCCCGCGGACTGGTCGTCGCTGACCGTCGAGCACGAGCTGGCCGATCCCGACTCCACGCTGAACTTCTTCCGGCGGGCGCTGGCGCTGCGCCGGGAACGCACCGCGGTGGCCGTGGGCCCGGTGACCGGACTCTCCGCCGAGGGCGGTGTGCTGACGGTGCACACCGGGGGCGGGCTGACATGTGTGCTCAACGCCGGCGAGCGGCCGGTGGACCTGCCCGCCGGTGAGGTGCTGATCACCAGCGCCGCCCTGCAGGAACATTCCCCGTCGCTCCGCTCGCCCCGGCCCGGCCGGCTTCCGGTCGACGCGGCCGCCTGGGTGGTCTAA